TTAAATAACcacaaattatattattattacttattattgAAGTTAACAGTTGTCATTTGTTAACGTTTACTATGGCGAAGGCACTATTCTAAGTCCTTTACACATACTGACTGACAACTCCCTATGAAGCACCAGTTTCACAATTTCcatttacagataggaaaactgaggcacatggAGGCGAggtaacttgttcaaggttacAAAAGTTACAAATGGCAAATCTACAACACCCACGTAGTCTTGCTCTAGAGTTTAAGATTATATCCAGCACCCTGTTCTTGGTACGACCAGTAATTTAAATGCAGAGAGGAGATATTTAATTTTCTGGAGAGACCCGTCATGTCCACTTCCTTCACGTCACAGAGGCCATCAGCTATGACAGCAGCATCGGTGCTGACCTGGGCCTTCACTGCTTCCGTCACTGCACTCGCCGCAGCCACGAGGTCCCTTGTCTTTGCAGAACAAACATCGAGTCCTAACTTTTCAGCACTAACAAATGCATAAAATGCACCACCGTATGCAACGTCCACCACCACCTCTCCATGACCAGGAACATCCACCAGGAAATCTAAAAGAGATGTGTTTGAAAATAAGTTTGTTTTTAGTATTTCAGCAATAAAATTCACATCATTTTAAATTCATGTGTATTTATGGGTGGGGGGGGCAAAGAGTACTTTTTCCTATCTTAGGAATGCAGCAAAaatcaattttgaaaatgaatgtgCATCAAGTAAATAATAACAGACCTTTAGCTAAGtacatctttctatttttaatttcaatgaggTTTGCATAAGTTTTAGAACATCTGAATGCCATGTTTTTCCTAAATCATACTTACATATTTTGTTAACTATTCTGAGGATCTTTTCTAGAAAACATCattgaagcagagagagagagaggaaactcTGGGATAtgaatgtgtgaaaattatgaaggaaaATGTAGGTACCCCTCATACTATTGGGAATGGTTTAAAACAGTGAGGATTTGGGATCTTATTCACAAACTGGTTTTCTTCAGCTATAAcgtcaaaacaaaatgaaaaaaaacaaaaacatttttctatcCAAGTTACAGATACTTATTTATCTAGAAATTTTCATCTCAAGGAAGTATCCTGCAGGCAAATATCCAGAATAAAGCCATTATAGAATCACTGGCCTTTACAGTATCATTTTGCATCAGGATTTTTATTTGGGTATTTTAAGTCCCTGACATACCCCAAATTTCACCTGAACTGCAGTTCTTTGAAATCCTGAATTTGTATTTCCAAAGGAATGGGCTGGTGATATTCTGGGACATTAAAACTGTTTacctttctttgcattttcttctctttctcctccctaaGTCAAATGGGCTTAATGATCACTGCCTCTGGGGGAGGCATACAGCAGGGGAGAAAGCAGGTCTTTCTGTTTTTGGTTCAGAGAAACCTAAGTTATCAGTCTCTTTCTGACTGCAGACCTGTGTGGTCTTTCCCACAGCACAGTGAGGAGGCTAAGGGATGTGGCAGAGATAGCAACAggaaaagggaggaggagaaaggggcaggggCCACTGGATGGGGTAGATGTTTCCCTGGTTAACTAAGCAAGTGGTTAAGGCCCTTGTCTCCAAGATGGAACTTTTAAGAAACCTTTGCTCACACATATATCAGAAGAGGGCCCATGGAAGGATGAGGCAAAGTCAACCAACAGGGCAAAGGGGTCTCAATTTAGAAATTAAGTTATGAAAAGTAAAATAGTTCTTACACTCCTTGGTTTGCACGGTGAGTCATACAAAGACACCAGGGAGCTATCAGTTTCAGAGCAGAATCACAGAATCCTTTTAACACATAATGTGTCAGAGCAAATTTATAAGCAAGAGTAAAACATGCCAGTGGAACTtaacagcaaaagagaaaaatgtttttcttgatgCTGATGCAACATGCAAAGCAGGTTTAATGAGAGGAGATTGAGGAAATAGATGGAAATGAGGGACTGCCAGAATGGGGAAAGCTAAGGGTGGCTTTGGAATCCTCATATaaaaaatggaattgtttccttccGAAGAGGATTGTTTTGAGAATTCCATGTGATAATGTGTGGGGAATGCTTGGCAGATTAGGAATGCAATAAGTATTAATATGAAAGCCCAAAGTTTAACTCCCAGCAGGAATAGGGCTCTTACAAGGACCAATGAACACATTCTGCTCtgagtttcatttatttactcaacaaACATTCACTGACTGCATACTGTTCTAGTACTTAAATACAGTGATGAAAATTAGTTTTCACTTTAGCTGGGTGGCATAGCAATGAGCTCAGCAACTCTGAGGTGGGGACTATTATTATCCTCTCTTTATAGATGACACTAGGCATGGAATCCTTTCCACAAGGTTAGagatgggaaggggcagagcaATGATCTTGAACACTATCAGTCTGTCTTTTAAGCAACTTTCAAAGTAGAGAATTTaaggatttcattttcttaatgactcAAAGTGACCATTAATGCCCACTGATTATTTTATGGTCACACAGGGATGCTTTCAGGAACTACTGTGCTTGTCATATTGGTTGCTCCCACCCTAACCAACCCCAAACTATGATGTACACAGCTGGTGATCCTGCTGCCAGCTGTCATTTCCCACAAAATCCAGAGTGCTTCTAATCCGCTGCTGGGGTGGTTTGGGGGGGAAGTCAGGTAACCACGCCAGTTAACAGTTGAGCTTTTTTAAGATGCAACCCTAACATAAATTCTCGTCTCCCTTTTGTGCCCTCCTAATCCGATATGACACCATTTCTTCTGGGCAAATGGTATGTTTTCCCGGTGGCATTCTTTTACCAACTTGTGTGTGTCAGGAGCCTGAGGTTGGTCTAAGACTCTCAAACACCTGGGCTATTACTGCATCGTTCATAACATTCATAAGCAGGTTAATCGGGAACCCCAATCTATCCGGAGGCTCAAGATTAAATTAACAGAATGATTTGCATGGCTTGAAGTCTTTGAAGAAAAGGAGTGATAACCCTATACCTGTACTAACTAAATTAGCACATAGCTCAGTTCTAGTCATACTACTAAAGCCTCCTCTGATAGAATTCAGCCTTTACTGATAGGATTTTTAAGGATCTCCCTCTTTGTAAAGATTATAATTACATTGTTTAGCATGACATACAGGCTCTGTACTAGAGAACCCACCAAAACCTTTTCAAGGCTCTGCACTCCTAGAGAACTAGCAACCTGATATATTCTGCAGTCTTTGTATCTCTAGGAAGATAGACACTTTTTACAGATGAGCTCCAGCAATCTGTGTTTACTAACTTTTCAGGCGGCGATAATGTGCTCAGCAAGCATATTCTGAGCCATCCTGGAGCCCTGTTCGGTGGTTGGTCTTTGCACTTTCCTTGACCCTAGGTGGACCTTGCTTTATCCAACTGTGAAATCTTCAGGAATGCCTGAGAGGGGAACGAAGCTTTTGAGTAAGGGAAACACGGAACTCTGTATTCCTCAAGGCTCTCCCCAACCACAGATGGATACTACTGCGAGATAATCAATTTGGGTATTGCTGTTGAGTGGCTAAgtcgtgccccactctttgcgactccatggactgcagcctgccaggctcctctgtccatgggatttcccagacaagaacaccgGCGTGagctgccattaccttctccagggatgttcccaacccagccTCCTGCGTCCCGCACTGGccggtggattctctactgctgagccaccagagaagccccaaattgCATGCATTACACAAATTCACAAGGCTAAAATGCTGACATCCACTTGCAGGGATTTAGAATTACCTTCTGATTGATTGTTAAAGCTTGCGGGGTGGGTTAGTTGCGCTCGTGGGCACCAGCCTACAGAGACAGTTAGTGTAATTAGTTGGGTCCTGGGCTGCAGGGCCGAAAGGGTCCCGCCGGTTACCTGTGGCCAGCACAAAGGCCGGGACACTGTGGAAACGCACCGGGCCGCGACTGCGGCCGCCCTCGCACTCCACGAAGGCGGCCACCAGCCCGCACGGGCAATGGATGTTGACCAGGGCCTCTCGGGCGTCGGCCGGGGGCGCCGGCACCAGCCCAAAGTCGAGCGCGAAGCGGCCCAGCGCCAGCACCGCGTGGCCGCACATAGAGCTGTAGCCCTCGTTGTTTAGGAACAGGACGCCCAGGTGCGCGTCGGGCAGCTCGCTCGGCACCAGCACGGCTCCGTACATGTCCCGGTGCCCCCGGGGTTCGAACATGAGCCGTCGCCGCACATGGTCAAGGTGCTGGCGCATGTAGCGCCGCTTGGCCAGCAGCGTGGGGCCGAGCACCTCCGGACACCCCGCCAGCACAATGCGCAGGGGCTCGCCGCCTGTGTGCATGTCCACCACCGACAGCGCCGGCGTCCCCGGGTCGTGTGGAGGCAGCCGGGGCACAGTCAGCGGGCCCGCCATAGTCTGCCTCCCGGAGAGAACTCTACCGCCACGCCGACGCGCGCTTCACGTTGCGAACCCACTCACACCCTCGGCGCTACAGAGGCAGGCCTTGTGGCCGGCgcagggggcggggcctccgAGCCAAGACCCGGAAGCGCGAGGAGGGGCGGGGCTTCGGGGCGGTCGCCCGGGTTACTAGGAGGCGGAGCCGTCCAGGGCGCTTTGGCCCGGATGTCCGGGCGCGGTGGCTTAGTCGGTTAATCCCTGAGTCTCTCCAAGTAAACCTACAAGCTGCTGATGGGTGAGTGGTCGCCAAGGTCCTGGGAAGCGTTTATCTTAGTCCCTGCTTCTACCCTACGCTGCCAGCTCTGCGCTTGGCTCCAGCGGGTGGCGTTCGGATAGCGGCGAGTCCTTGTCCTTTGTTCCCACGCGTTTTTGGCCGAACCGAGGTGGGATGGGAATAGTCTCTGCTCCAGGCAAACCGAACTGGGGAACCGACTGCACGCGGGAAAGCCCAGGCCTTTATTGTTTATTCAAAATGTCACCTCAATTCcttttctcagtccctttgtttaACATTCCTGAGGGTTAACTTGACAATTTTAAGCGCAGGCGTTAAGTGCaggaaaacagtaaagaaaacaatGCTGCTATACTGTTGTGTCTTGCTTCAGCATCAAACGTAAGTTTTGGGAGCCGTTCCCAAAGGACCGTGACAGTTGCAAAACAGTTAAAAATTCAGATCTCCTTTACTATGGGAAATAAAAGGGGAAAGTGAGCGGACAGTGGGagctagggtttttttttttttaagtggacaaTAAGCTTTtgcttattggagaaggaaatggcaacccactccagtattcttgtctgggcaatcccatggacggaggagcctggcaggttatagtccttgaggtcgcaaaacagtcgggacacgactgagtgaccaatcAACAAGCTTTTGCTTTCAATTTATCATTGCTGATTTTCAGGTCTTGGGTTTTGAGAAATTGTAGATTATTGACAGTCAGATGTATTAAGCAACTGTTAGAGGCAAAATTGGTATAGAAGAAGTTTACAATTTTTTAACTTACGCGTTCTCAAAAAATCTGAAGCAACTCGCTTTGGTCTATTAGTTTTTGGTCGATTAGTTTTGGTCTATTAGTTTGTGATTACAGTTGGTTTAAAAATAAGTgttgaactttcctggtggtccagtagttaagaatctgccagccaattcAGGgcacaggggttcagtccctggtctgagaatatcctacatgccccagagcaactaagcccctgcaccacaaacTACTGAGCCAGAGCTCTAGCGCCCAGTGCTTGGCAAGGAGAGGCCTCAACGAGGAAGAAGCTCGCTGCAAGCCAGGgagcagcagggaagacccagggcagccaaaaataataaataaatataaatacataaataataaatgaaaagaagcaactgcgatagtgaaaaaaaattttaaatgccaaGGTAAAGAAGCCTGTGggtttttttaaagtcagaaatCTGACAAAGGTAAACACATTAAACTTGAGGCATTTTAGTCTgtgctatttctatttttctcaacagcacaaggagaaagaaaaaagtctacTCGAATTTGAAAGAAGAAAGTATTGTGGATCAGGCAGTCTCTAGATTGTGAATTCATGAAGAATTTGGGAAATGATTTTTCAGGGAAAGCTTTATTTCCCAAATTCTCATTTGACCAGGACTTATTCCACAGTAGGGTGTAGGTTCTTTGAGGATACAGCCTCTGCCGTGTTCCCCTGTGGATCTGTCTGGGTCCCTCACCAGTGGAATCACACTTAATGCATGTTTACTGAGTGAACAAATCAATGATTGAAGGGAATCAGAtgtcactgatgaaaaaaattccTTTGATGATAACTTTTCCCTGTAGGTGAGGTCAAAGACAATCTGTAGGCCCTGAGTTTTTTGGTTAAAAAGAGCTGCTTTGTATGTTGTCTAAGGCTTGAGATCAGAGGGTTAATTCTGAGGCAGTGCTTCCTAAGTACTGGTCAGAGGCCCAGTGACAGCCTTGATGAACTTTTCACCTGTCCTCTACAAAAATGACCAAAGTTAGGATAACTTAGTAGGCTTCTCataaagtgaatttatttacCTTAAAGTCCTTTTATTCTGAAATTGTGTCCTTTCTGCTTTTCTGGTATTAAAATGTGTTCTGTCATGAAGGGAGGTGATAataattttcatgtgttttaagGCATGACTTCATGTTCTTTTGGGGCAAAAATCCTCTATTAATcctctagttttaaaaaaaagggaaattcaaAAGTCTAGACCATCCAATCAAAGTGAGTGACTGGCTGGAGCCATTGGAGACATTCCAGGCTAGGCTTTGAGTCCTGGGCAGAGTCTGCCTTGCTGGATGAAGACCTTGATCTGAAGGAACAGTATTAGCAACAAGGTTCTATGGAACCTTCAGTACTGTCACAgtataaaaggaaaactaaataCATGCATCAAGACTTTTgtctaatacatatttttttcgtTGAAACTGTTGAGATAATTTCTGCCAACTGTTTCAGCTTTTATTACCTAATTTTTTATAATCACAAAAGATGTTACTGTACtggcatttgtttttaaaaagctgtcgATATTCAACCAGCATGCCTTGGACTTTATTGTGGGAAGACCCTGTTATTTAAAAATGGCTCAACTGAAATATATGGAGAATGTGGGGTAAGTCTTAACTTTGTATGTTATTTCATTTGTAAAGTCTGTTTGCTTCTGAAATATTGGGACATGTAGAATAACTTTTTTCTTCAGtgtatttcaacttaaaaaagaatatggaGGCATTAATAAAATTCTCATTTGTGTTGTCATATTGACTGTAATACATCTTTGTGACAGTCaaagttactattttttaatggataatttaataatttctaattactttttattaatgTAAAAAAGTAACTTGGACAAAAATTTAACATTACAACTCCAGAGCATTTCTCTACAGTTTTTATATGATGTTAATAACTAGGTTTTTCATGTAACTTAGTCAACTATTTTAGTAACTTAATAGACCATTATACAGGTACAACAAATACAATTTGGgcttttttatttatgttttctcttttatctttaaaagatgCACGTGTAAACAAACGTTTAATCTGAAATATGACATCTTAGTGAACAATTTTGGGAGGGTGTTAATGTTCTAAAATATCTGTACATAAAATATACTGTTCTTATATATTGTAGGTGTGTCCAAGAGGACAGAGAACAAATGCACAGAAATACTGTCAGCCTTGCACAGAGTCTCCAGAACTTTATGATTGGCTCTATCTTGGCTTTATGGCTATGCTTCCTCTTGTTTTACATTGGTTCTTCATTGAATGGTACTCAGGGAAAAAGAGGTTAGCACTTTTCTCTAAATGTGTCTGAATGCACTGATGTTGGAATAGTTGTCATTTAAAAGACCTTATCAAATAATTATACCTCTGTTATTTTACAAGTGGcaggcttgtttttcttttatcttctgatTACTTTTGACTGTGGCCAGAAAACAATGCTAGAGCATGCCTCAGTAAATATTAAGGGAAATGTCCTTTGTTTTACTCTGAGTGAAGCTGgaggaatattttatttaatttttatttcttaattatctTTATTGGTTTTTTGCAAAGAACTGGCTGTGATTACAAACTGTTTATTgttctaaaacaaaaatctttgcaGTTTAATACTAGTACTCTAGTATAATGTAGTTAAAGTGTTATGGCTACAACCTAATTATGAAAATTCATACTAAAGTCCACAAAAACTTACTGAGCattgtgtttgttgtttagaAGATCAGGGgaagagatataaaaataattgatgTGGTTGATAGCCCTCATCTTATAGAGAAGACAAATACATTCATAACTAATTATAATACATATCAGTCTTGAAAGTATAGAACCAAAAAGTGTATAAAATGGTCTAGAGTCACAGAGAATGGAAGAGATAAAATCTTGCCTGGTGTCACTTGAAACACATCAAAAAAGGAACATTTCAGGCGGAGGCAACAGTGTGAACACTGGCATAGAAGTATGAAACATGTGATCTCTTATGGGTGGGAATGGGAGTAGTTGGGTGTTCAAAGTGTGCATAGCATATGAGAGAAAGGTAATAAAAAGGAGGGTGAGAAAGGGGTCGAGGCCAGAATGTGAAAGTTCTTGGTAATGTGAACCTTATTCCACTGGGAATGAGGAACCAAATTCTACCATGGTACATTCAGCTATCCTGACTTCTGGTTGCTCTTAACATCTCAGCATCTTTCCTGCCTTAGGTCCTGTCCTTTTCCCCAAACTCTTCTCTGCCTGAAATATTCTCTTCTCCCTGCAACTTTTTACCTAGCTGCTTTTTCCCTCTTCCAATCTCAGTTTAAATTACATCTGCTTAGAGAAGCCTTCACTGACCCAATCTAAAGTAGGTCTGtcctcattatttttcttttttaaaagcactgctattttgttgttgttgctttgtaTTTAGCACTCAACACAATTTGTAGTTATGTTTGTCTCCTCATTTCATGTTCTCTCCCACCCCTGATTATAGGCTCCCTGAGGGCAGTGGTCCTCGCCATTGTTATCTATGGAAtctccagagaccagcacagttgCTGGCACATGATAGATACTAGTTATTTGCCAATGAATGATTTATTGGTGAAGGTTTTTGTTTGGAAAAAAGAGTATCTTAGGTATATATTTTAAGAAGATAACTTCTGTGGAGGGCAGATTAGAGGTGAGACATATTAGAAAGCTGTTGTCCAAAAAGTAGTGATGGCTAGACTCCAGTGATAGGAACAGAAGTGAAGAGGATGGTCAGATGGAAGTAGAGTAAGTACTTTTCTGGACCTACCAGATAAGTCCACATTGATTATTTACATTGGAAAagcattcattatttttcagaaaagaagccattaaattttttttaaagcagctgtCATCCTGCTTTTAGTTTCTGTTGTAGAATGATGAGAGATGAGGGTGAGAAAAGAAATGTGATTAACAGAGCTAAAGTAAAATAATTGCTTATTTGGAACTTTATAGCTTGGAATGAAGAGGTGGGGTTAATGAATGTACCTCACCAAATACATTTGAACTAAAACATCAGATACGGTTTGAGAGAATTTTAGAGCAGAAGGTAGAGCTTTGGCTTGGGGATAAAGCAGAGATATGATCAGTGCTTAGACAGGAAAGGAAGTGGGCTTAAAAAGGAGTTTGCATAACTATGTTTTGCCTAAGAAGTTGGTAGCAAGAAATACAAGGGCCATCTCTTATGTTTTCCTGAGACACTGTACTTAGAATCAAGGAAGCAGGGGCCTACCTGTCTTAGGCTAGACTcatgtttctcaaactttttcattctttcctccttAAAGAGCTTTTTAAGATACCTTTCCCCCCAAATTTCACCTGCCCCATGAAATTTTAGTATCACAGATATACTGTTAATTGATTtatagtgtatgtatatatgtgttttacaTATCAGAAGTGTAATTTTATACTCAAGGCTCAGTTCTTATCTCCTTGGGAGTCCTAGTGCCCACATTGAATGcatagttcagttgctcagttgtgtctaattcttttgcgacccatggattgcagtacgccaggcttccctgtccatcaccaactcccacagcttgctcatacttgtgtccattgagttggtgatgccatccaaccatctcatcatctgtcatccacttctgccttcagtctttcccagcgtcaggatctttttcagtgagtcagttcttccaatcaggtagccaaagtattggagcttcagcttcagcatcagtccttccaatgaatattcaggattgatttcctttaggattgactggtttgatctccttgctgtccaagggactctgaagagtcttctccagcaccacagttcaaaaacataggCTAGACACTAATCAAAACTTCACTTTCTGGCCTGTTTGCTTTTCCCAGAGTTTagtattaaatttgtttttctttgaggcCAGGGCAGAGATAGGcagaaaatgcatatttttatgtaATGAAGCCAGAAGCTGTGCTTCTTTTGTAATTTGTGTTCCAAATGTATTCATGCAACAATCTTTAGGGATGTTTGCAATGTGCCAGGTGCTATACTAGCTTGTGGGattcagagatgactgaagtgtGGATGCTCACAGCCCAGTGGATGAGGTAAACAAACCGTCACAGTGTATGTGAGGGTCTCTGGTAGAGGTGTGTACATAGTTTTAAGGCTAGCTTAAAGAGGGAGTAGGGTGATATCACAAGAGAAAAAACTGATTTTAAGCTGAACTTTGAAAAATGAGTCGTTTTTGAGAGAAATGGAAGGGAGAGTTTATCAGCAGGAAAAACGTGCAAAAATCTAGAGCCAAGAGAGAGCACAGTATAACTAAGAAATGAGAGCTGAGGGTGCTGTGAGAAATAGGCACTAAATAAGACCAAGATATAAAGGGATCTGGGGCTGGGAGAGTCTTAGGAAATATTCCTAGGATCTGGGAATAACCCCAGAGTAGGTGACATGTGCTTTGAGGTGGAGCATGGAGCATGCTGGGATGAGTGAAGCAGTGAGGAAACAAGTAGTTTTGTAAGGCCAGGTAGTATGGGAGATAAGGCTGGCAGGAAGTATTTTTCCTGAAAGGCAGATGGGACTCACTGAAGTAGATTAATAAGGGGAGTTTTAGGAGCAGATTCCATTTTGTAGAAGATAACATAGTTGACTAAAGGTGGATTGAAAGAGAGTATGAGTAGTAGAAAGCCAGCAAGAATGTTACTGAAGTCTTGTCAAGAATTGATAAGGTTCAGATTTTGCCTCCAAAAATATGAATTCTATAAAGAAGCAAAAGATTGGGTTCTATAATATGAAACTGTACACATTTACTTATGTACTCCGTCTTTATCTGTGTAAAACGGCTTAGGAATTCTGCTTCCAGCACCTTGGGCTCATTAGGAGCTTCAGTGATCTTGCGTGGAATACCTGAAGTCTGGAAGAGAAATGCTGTGGAAGACATTGCTGGTCTCACAGgaatgagggggtggggagggatggatcTTTGAGAACTCCTCTCTTTCAGAAAACAAGCAAGCCCACCCTGAGCTGGAGCCAAAGCAGGCAGTGGGGTTGGGTTGTCTAAGGCTAATTGCCAACAGCAACTGGGTGGTCCTTTCTTCTGTTCCACATGATGTTGAGTTGGGATGCGCTCATCTCGAGGCTGGACTCGGCTGAGGTGTGCAAAGCGAGCAACTCATGGTGGAAGAGGTGCTGGCTGTCAGCCGTCAGCGTGCGGGCGCTGCTCACCAGCAGCTCTTCTGTCTTTGGTGTTCTGAAGCTTAAGTATAATGTGTATTGgtgtgaatttctttttatttattctgcttggAATGTGTTTTGATTCCTAGGAAGAATTCTGTGAACTTACTTCTCAATATTTCAGTTGAGCCCAGTCAAACCACAGAATAGTGAGATATAATCAGTGGTGGTTGctttaagccattaagttttaGGGTAGTTTGCTATGCAGTGGTAGATAAGTGAAACATTGTTCAAGTAGAAAACTCAAAAGCATCTATAGACTAGATATTATAAATGATGAGAGTTTAAGAGGCTGTCTATAATTATACAAAGTCAGTTCCctcttatatttcatttatagaatCACAGTTCTGTGAGGCAGCCAAGACCAAGGTAGCTAAGCTACATTGGATTTATACAGTGGAACTTAACAAGCTAGTTCTATAATTTATATGGAAGTTCAAAGGCCCAAGAGTGACCAAAACCACTGGAAAAGTAGAAGAATATA
The Cervus canadensis isolate Bull #8, Minnesota chromosome 6, ASM1932006v1, whole genome shotgun sequence genome window above contains:
- the L3HYPDH gene encoding trans-3-hydroxy-L-proline dehydratase, giving the protein MAGPLTVPRLPPHDPGTPALSVVDMHTGGEPLRIVLAGCPEVLGPTLLAKRRYMRQHLDHVRRRLMFEPRGHRDMYGAVLVPSELPDAHLGVLFLNNEGYSSMCGHAVLALGRFALDFGLVPAPPADAREALVNIHCPCGLVAAFVECEGGRSRGPVRFHSVPAFVLATDFLVDVPGHGEVVVDVAYGGAFYAFVSAEKLGLDVCSAKTRDLVAAASAVTEAVKAQFKINHPDSEDLAFLYGTILTDGKDTYNEEPTTNICVFADEQVDRSPTGSGVTARIALQYHKGLLELNQTRAFKSSATGSVFTGKAVREAKCGDFKAVIVEVSGRAHYTGTASFIVEDDDPLRDGFLLK